A window of candidate division KSB1 bacterium contains these coding sequences:
- a CDS encoding polysaccharide lyase family 8 super-sandwich domain-containing protein — MRIWILIVIVILLGGAVGAQADDLQVLKSRILDPLQNARVDTDQVQRLITAQQPEGSWPSIDYSDSTRSGWKLNQHLYNLTKLTLAYRSDRSPLQGQPELRRAVHAALNDWLQHDYQNPNWWHNVIGVPRSLSSLFLLLQSELDSVQLSKGIEILKRAELGMTGQNLVWVAGVTINRGILQNDLALVDSAFARIESEIRITTAEGIQPDFSFHQHGNCLYNHGYGSGFAVDVSRLAALAAGTRFEFSAEKINILTRYILDGSAWMIYGRTADYGALGREITRPGENAGYLRNAAENLLQLDTGREEELQRLINRITYPDTANIFGNKHFWRSDFMTHHRPDYYASVRMYSTRMDNTDNPYNSEGLKSHHIADGCNFRFVSGNEYKNIFPLWDWRRIPGTTVIQFDSLQGNVRRSGRSDFVGGVSDGTYGLAAFDFKYDSLAARKSWFFFDRQYVCLGAGISSNTNEPVYTTVDQCYLNGEVSISKESVQTPSRGEHRIKGPVMIRHASAEYIFPSIAN; from the coding sequence ATGCGAATTTGGATTCTGATAGTCATTGTTATTCTTTTAGGCGGCGCCGTTGGTGCGCAGGCTGATGATCTGCAGGTGCTGAAATCCCGCATTCTGGATCCACTGCAGAACGCACGGGTGGACACGGATCAGGTGCAGCGGCTGATAACAGCGCAGCAGCCGGAGGGCAGCTGGCCGTCCATTGATTATTCGGACAGCACACGCTCGGGCTGGAAGCTGAATCAGCATCTGTACAATCTGACCAAACTGACGCTGGCGTACCGCTCTGACCGCTCGCCCCTGCAGGGGCAGCCTGAACTGCGCCGGGCCGTGCATGCAGCGCTTAATGACTGGCTGCAGCATGATTATCAGAATCCCAACTGGTGGCACAATGTCATCGGAGTGCCAAGATCCCTATCGTCTCTGTTTCTACTGTTGCAGTCTGAACTTGATTCTGTGCAGCTCAGCAAAGGCATTGAAATCCTCAAACGCGCCGAACTGGGCATGACCGGTCAGAATCTGGTGTGGGTGGCCGGTGTGACCATCAATCGTGGTATTCTGCAGAACGATCTTGCACTGGTGGACAGCGCCTTTGCGCGCATTGAGAGCGAGATCCGCATCACCACAGCAGAGGGCATTCAGCCGGATTTCAGTTTTCATCAGCATGGCAACTGTCTGTACAATCACGGTTACGGCTCCGGATTTGCGGTGGATGTGTCGAGACTTGCCGCTCTGGCCGCCGGAACCCGCTTTGAGTTCTCAGCTGAAAAAATAAATATTCTGACGCGCTACATCCTGGACGGATCGGCGTGGATGATCTATGGCCGCACCGCGGATTACGGGGCGCTTGGACGCGAGATAACGCGTCCAGGCGAGAATGCCGGTTATTTGCGCAACGCCGCGGAAAATCTGCTGCAGCTGGACACCGGCAGGGAAGAGGAGCTGCAAAGATTGATCAACCGGATCACCTATCCGGATACCGCCAATATTTTCGGCAACAAACACTTTTGGCGCTCTGATTTTATGACGCATCACCGACCGGATTATTACGCGTCAGTGCGCATGTATTCCACGCGCATGGATAATACCGACAATCCCTACAACAGCGAAGGATTAAAAAGTCATCATATTGCCGACGGATGCAATTTTCGGTTTGTGTCCGGGAATGAATACAAAAACATTTTCCCGCTTTGGGACTGGCGCAGGATTCCAGGAACTACCGTTATACAGTTTGATAGTCTGCAGGGCAATGTACGTCGCAGCGGCAGATCGGACTTTGTCGGCGGCGTCTCGGACGGCACATACGGTCTGGCTGCGTTTGATTTCAAATACGATTCTCTGGCTGCGCGCAAATCCTGGTTTTTCTTTGACCGGCAGTATGTCTGTCTGGGCGCCGGTATTTCCAGCAATACAAATGAACCGGTGTATACAACCGTGGATCAATGTTATCTGAACGGAGAGGTGAGCATCTCAAAGGAATCCGTACAGACACCGTCACGGGGAGAGCACCGCATAAAGGGGCCGGTGATGATCCGGCATGCATCTGCTGAATATATTTTCCCGAGTATAGCGAACTGA
- a CDS encoding polysaccharide lyase beta-sandwich domain-containing protein — protein MRPNSNPELQPIPDVRILANHSRLQAVFHPEREIWQCVFYVPGALSVGGFELRMNHPGLLMLQKDENGLQVCVSDPTQMLEKLIVSLSGQWTGPGCRYEAGQGITHVEFTLPPGGAAGQSVKRSLFSKK, from the coding sequence GTGCGGCCGAACTCGAATCCGGAATTGCAGCCAATCCCGGATGTGCGCATATTGGCCAATCATTCGCGGCTTCAGGCGGTGTTTCATCCCGAGCGAGAGATATGGCAGTGCGTCTTTTACGTGCCCGGGGCACTGTCTGTTGGCGGTTTTGAGCTGCGGATGAATCATCCCGGTCTGCTTATGCTGCAGAAAGATGAAAACGGTTTGCAAGTCTGTGTGTCGGATCCGACACAGATGCTGGAAAAGCTGATCGTATCCTTGTCCGGGCAGTGGACCGGGCCAGGCTGCCGGTATGAGGCCGGCCAGGGTATCACTCATGTTGAGTTCACGTTGCCTCCCGGCGGAGCTGCCGGACAATCTGTGAAACGGAGCCTTTTTTCAAAGAAATAA
- a CDS encoding cold-shock protein has translation MQKGTVKWFNGSKGYGFITTDEGTDIFVHYNAINGDGYKTLDEGETVEFEVEDSPKGQKATNVSRI, from the coding sequence ATGCAAAAAGGAACAGTCAAATGGTTTAACGGATCTAAAGGTTATGGCTTTATCACCACTGATGAGGGCACGGACATCTTTGTACATTACAATGCCATTAACGGTGACGGATACAAAACTCTCGATGAAGGCGAAACAGTCGAATTCGAAGTTGAAGACAGCCCCAAGGGTCAAAAAGCCACCAACGTCTCGAGAATATAA
- a CDS encoding RNA-binding protein: MNMYIGNLSHKVTEGDLEQLFSDYGTVETVKIVKDRFSGQSKGFGFVDMPDNSEADKAMKALNGMQVKESRIKISQAENKRKRSSRRRR; encoded by the coding sequence ATGAATATGTACATTGGAAATTTATCCCATAAAGTGACCGAAGGCGATCTGGAACAATTATTTTCTGACTATGGAACGGTGGAAACAGTCAAGATTGTCAAAGACCGGTTTTCAGGACAATCAAAAGGATTCGGGTTTGTGGATATGCCGGATAATTCAGAAGCCGACAAGGCAATGAAAGCCCTGAACGGCATGCAAGTCAAAGAATCACGCATCAAAATCAGCCAGGCTGAAAACAAGCGAAAACGTTCTTCCAGACGGCGCAGATAG
- a CDS encoding DEAD/DEAH box helicase, with protein MNKVTFKDLGLSDAMLKAVNKKGFEEPTTIQALTIPVMLQDQHNIIAQAQTGTGKTAAFGLPLMEMIDPGDERVQALILVPTRELAIQVSEEINSLRGDKKIKTIPIYGGQSIDQQLRRLKKGVHIVVGSPGRIIDHLHRRTLFLDRIEHLILDEADEMLNMGFIEDMEEIFKYTNPDKRTLLFSATMPARIKELAREYMTGYELIKAKKETLTTHLTEQIYFEVKAADKFEALCRIIDIEEEFYGLIFCRTKRDVDELATHLIDRGYDAEAIHGDISQAQRERSLGKFKGRTVNILVATDVAARGIDVNDLTHVINYALPQDPESYVHRIGRTGRAGKEGTAITFITPSEYKRLLFIQKKTKTDIKKSKVPKVRQIIRAKRKKITDDIELLLEEELDPMFYNWAKKLLETKDPTEVLAAVLSYSFEKELDAGSYTELSKASARGTQLDKQGRARLFVALGKKDKLTARKLIDMITNQVEIKPRQISDIQLLDNFSFVTVPFDKAEEIVKNFRIKGQRPLFTHAKEKSKKKKGSGKH; from the coding sequence ATGAACAAAGTAACTTTTAAGGATCTCGGCCTATCTGACGCCATGTTAAAGGCGGTAAATAAAAAGGGGTTTGAAGAGCCGACCACGATCCAGGCGCTGACCATTCCGGTTATGTTGCAGGATCAGCATAATATCATTGCCCAGGCGCAGACGGGCACGGGTAAAACCGCGGCATTCGGACTGCCGCTGATGGAAATGATTGATCCCGGTGATGAACGGGTGCAGGCGCTTATTCTTGTGCCGACCCGTGAATTGGCAATACAAGTCTCTGAAGAGATCAATTCCCTGCGAGGCGATAAAAAAATAAAAACTATTCCGATCTATGGCGGTCAGTCCATTGACCAGCAGCTGCGCCGACTGAAAAAAGGCGTTCATATTGTTGTCGGTTCGCCCGGCCGGATCATTGATCATCTGCACCGCAGGACTCTGTTTCTCGATCGCATTGAGCATCTGATTCTGGACGAAGCGGATGAAATGCTGAATATGGGCTTTATCGAGGATATGGAAGAAATATTCAAATACACCAATCCTGACAAACGAACCCTGTTGTTTTCAGCCACTATGCCAGCCCGGATTAAAGAGTTGGCACGTGAGTATATGACTGGTTATGAGCTGATTAAAGCCAAAAAAGAAACCCTGACCACGCATCTAACGGAACAAATCTACTTTGAAGTCAAGGCAGCAGACAAATTCGAAGCCCTGTGCCGCATTATTGATATTGAAGAAGAATTTTACGGACTTATTTTCTGCCGGACCAAACGGGATGTGGATGAGCTGGCCACGCACTTGATCGACCGCGGTTATGACGCTGAAGCGATTCACGGTGATATTTCCCAGGCGCAGCGCGAACGTTCGCTCGGCAAATTCAAAGGCCGGACGGTTAATATACTGGTGGCCACGGACGTGGCGGCGCGCGGAATCGATGTCAACGACCTTACGCATGTCATCAACTATGCGCTTCCTCAGGACCCCGAATCTTATGTGCACCGGATCGGACGAACCGGCCGGGCGGGAAAAGAGGGGACCGCGATCACGTTTATTACGCCCAGCGAGTACAAACGGCTGCTGTTCATCCAGAAGAAAACCAAAACCGATATCAAAAAATCCAAAGTGCCCAAGGTCAGACAGATCATCCGGGCGAAACGTAAAAAAATCACAGATGATATTGAGCTTTTACTGGAAGAAGAACTGGATCCCATGTTTTACAACTGGGCTAAAAAACTGCTTGAAACCAAAGATCCAACAGAGGTGTTGGCAGCGGTCTTGAGCTATTCATTTGAAAAAGAACTTGATGCCGGTTCATACACTGAACTGTCCAAAGCCAGTGCGCGCGGAACCCAGCTGGACAAGCAGGGCAGAGCCAGACTGTTTGTCGCTCTCGGTAAAAAAGACAAACTCACAGCCAGAAAATTGATCGATATGATCACCAATCAGGTTGAGATTAAACCCCGGCAGATCAGCGATATTCAGCTTTTGGACAATTTTTCGTTTGTCACGGTGCCGTTTGACAAAGCTGAAGAGATTGTCAAAAATTTCCGAATCAAAGGTCAGAGACCGCTGTTTACTCACGCCAAAGAAAAGTCCAAAAAGAAAAAAGGATCGGGAAAACACTAA
- a CDS encoding carbonic anhydrase — translation MNGLEHLFKNNRAWSESFQSNPDFIKLSAGQAPEYFFIGCSDSRVPPELILGLQPGDLFVHRNIGNLVLHTDINCQSVIQYAVNVLKVSHIIIGGHYGCGGVKAALQERTSGVVGHWISPLRDLYRHHQEELDAAGSEKQQWDRLCELNVRAQVLNLCFTSFVQSAWHTGQSLSVHGWIYNLETGRMNDLGLTLSSPEDLSLLEKG, via the coding sequence ATGAACGGCTTGGAACATTTGTTTAAAAATAATAGAGCATGGTCCGAAAGCTTTCAATCGAATCCGGATTTTATCAAACTGTCAGCAGGGCAGGCTCCGGAGTATTTTTTTATCGGCTGCTCAGACAGCCGGGTTCCTCCGGAGCTTATTCTCGGACTGCAGCCGGGGGATTTGTTCGTTCACAGAAATATTGGCAATCTGGTTCTGCATACGGATATCAACTGTCAATCCGTGATCCAGTATGCCGTTAATGTACTCAAGGTATCTCACATTATTATCGGCGGTCATTACGGCTGTGGTGGTGTCAAGGCTGCGCTTCAGGAACGAACCTCCGGAGTGGTCGGACACTGGATTTCTCCACTCCGGGACTTGTACCGTCACCATCAGGAAGAACTTGATGCCGCGGGGTCAGAAAAACAGCAATGGGACCGTTTGTGCGAGCTGAACGTCCGCGCGCAGGTGCTCAATCTCTGTTTTACCTCATTTGTGCAGTCCGCCTGGCATACCGGGCAGTCACTGAGTGTACATGGATGGATTTACAATCTTGAAACCGGCAGGATGAATGATCTTGGTCTGACGCTCTCTTCCCCCGAAGATCTGTCGCTTTTGGAAAAAGGTTGA
- a CDS encoding peptidoglycan bridge formation glycyltransferase FemA/FemB family protein, whose translation MQIHINEKRPEKISKTPVLQQTAFWAKVKRQQGIGSQAFDIQIRSDDIYIGDTQSRHVTDDVLVLLQSAGQNDVIGYVPYGPTLNPDDENQGLFLEELSETLRPNLPDNCVLLRYDLRWESPWAKDHAYFDANGIWTGPPSRINQEIRVNFGTENWNLKKANTNVLPPDTVFIDLLQDEEELIANMKPKTRYNIRLSGRRRVRVRRGGISDLELWYRLYRQTAQRNHICLHDLNYFQTVLNAETDELRSPANVELLIAEKEHEPLAAMFLVFSGRRATYLYGASSSLHRNAMPTYALQWHAIKRAKQTGCRYYDMFGIAPKPDPAHPLYGLYRFKTGFGGNVFHRMGCWDYPLNERAYDTYRVSELNSQGYHLG comes from the coding sequence ATGCAAATTCATATTAATGAAAAACGGCCTGAAAAGATATCGAAAACGCCGGTGCTGCAGCAAACCGCGTTTTGGGCCAAAGTAAAACGTCAGCAGGGGATTGGTTCGCAGGCTTTTGATATCCAGATCCGTTCAGATGATATTTACATTGGAGATACCCAAAGCCGGCATGTAACCGATGATGTGCTGGTGCTGCTGCAGTCGGCGGGCCAGAATGATGTGATTGGATACGTTCCTTATGGTCCGACACTCAATCCGGACGATGAAAACCAGGGGCTGTTTCTGGAAGAGTTGTCAGAGACGCTGCGCCCGAATTTACCGGACAATTGCGTATTGCTGCGCTATGACCTCCGATGGGAATCACCCTGGGCCAAGGATCATGCGTATTTTGATGCCAACGGAATCTGGACAGGTCCGCCTTCCAGAATCAACCAGGAAATCCGTGTGAATTTCGGCACCGAGAACTGGAATTTGAAAAAGGCGAATACCAATGTGCTGCCGCCTGATACGGTGTTTATCGATCTGTTACAGGATGAAGAAGAGCTGATTGCCAACATGAAACCCAAAACCCGCTATAACATCAGGCTGTCAGGCAGACGAAGAGTCCGGGTCAGGCGGGGCGGAATAAGCGATCTTGAACTGTGGTATCGGCTGTACCGGCAAACCGCGCAACGGAATCATATCTGCCTGCACGATCTGAACTATTTTCAAACTGTTTTGAATGCAGAAACCGATGAGCTGCGCTCACCGGCAAATGTAGAACTGCTCATTGCAGAAAAAGAACATGAACCTCTGGCTGCCATGTTTCTGGTGTTCTCCGGTCGGCGTGCGACGTACCTCTATGGCGCTTCATCGTCCTTGCACCGCAATGCCATGCCCACCTATGCGCTGCAGTGGCATGCCATCAAACGCGCCAAACAGACCGGATGCCGTTATTATGACATGTTCGGCATTGCACCGAAACCTGATCCGGCGCATCCGCTGTACGGTCTTTACCGGTTTAAAACCGGGTTCGGCGGAAATGTTTTTCACCGTATGGGCTGCTGGGATTATCCTCTCAACGAACGCGCTTATGATACCTATCGGGTATCCGAACTGAACAGTCAGGGATACCATCTCGGCTAA
- a CDS encoding DNA internalization-related competence protein ComEC/Rec2, producing MHKVPILKILLPYIAGIIFARCVQTPTVLLYSASISLFMFVFLFYFFNRLRLFALCAFLLLFVAGILIYQGSGQIKKTDCSHMADLPVLTAIRGTVVSPVSERDESIRSVLRADSVWIQGVRYPVSGKVLLNWYDPGPLRYGDEIIAKGKLRLPSRDRNPGDFNYREYLAVRHIHSIFSVKNNMDLLILERDQASWVMSHIVIPCRRYALFFFNQLDGGEMSAFAAALIIGERGGLSSDMKNSFARSGIIHILAVSGLHVGFLWTMLTAMFQLLRIKNPWRVVLIIGCLVFYAALTGFKVPVVRATLMAVILMIGTVIQRPGYSLNSMAMAALVLLLIQPLHLFQAGFQLSFAAVTGILLFYKKFKTLAQGWLLNARENGQIRFYLVGLLLVSASAQFATLPLTAYYFNRIPTLALLMNLVALPLAGVIVSTAFLALGLSVLFWPIGWMLGQVMWLFTKLLLIITQATGSLWFVSLDVAQPKLWHIAAYYLILGLLVFWQERRYRFAAIGTVLILANLSLWFRNFSKQDILSIDFLDVGQGDSAVLMFDNHSVVVVDAGDSSEKYDCGESIVGPFLKRRGIDHIDLLILTHFHSDHTGGAEYLLNHFHIDTLAMPNQPEHKEFIKYQRFAAENSIPTKGLERGDILKGYGKPVLLVLNPGKHMLQDTTSNINDVSLVILCKYKTGSVLLTGDAEIAAEQEMSVYQRLLDVDVLKIGHHGSATASSHAFRERVDAECGVVSVGAFNRFGLPSEFRLEQFEIEGTKILRTDLNGAVRVQIQEQGLIVDSHF from the coding sequence TTGCATAAAGTTCCGATTTTAAAAATTTTACTTCCCTATATAGCCGGGATTATATTCGCCCGCTGCGTTCAGACTCCGACAGTCCTGCTGTACAGCGCAAGTATTTCATTATTTATGTTTGTCTTTTTGTTTTATTTTTTTAACCGCCTGCGATTGTTTGCTCTGTGCGCTTTTCTCTTGCTGTTTGTTGCCGGAATTCTGATTTATCAGGGCTCGGGACAGATTAAAAAAACGGATTGTTCTCATATGGCCGATTTACCGGTTCTGACCGCGATTAGAGGAACTGTTGTCTCACCTGTCAGCGAGCGGGATGAATCCATTCGTAGCGTATTGCGAGCGGACTCCGTATGGATTCAGGGAGTGCGTTATCCTGTAAGCGGCAAGGTTCTTTTGAACTGGTATGACCCCGGACCTCTCCGTTATGGTGACGAGATCATAGCAAAAGGCAAATTGCGCCTTCCGTCCCGGGACCGCAATCCCGGGGATTTTAATTATCGGGAATATCTCGCTGTGCGGCACATCCATTCAATTTTTTCCGTGAAAAACAACATGGATTTACTGATTCTCGAACGCGATCAGGCCAGCTGGGTCATGTCGCATATTGTTATTCCATGCAGGCGTTACGCTTTATTCTTTTTCAATCAGCTGGATGGAGGAGAAATGTCCGCTTTTGCAGCGGCCCTGATCATTGGTGAACGGGGCGGGCTTTCTTCTGATATGAAAAATTCGTTTGCTCGCTCTGGAATTATCCATATCCTGGCGGTATCCGGACTGCATGTCGGATTTTTATGGACCATGCTGACCGCAATGTTTCAACTGCTGCGCATCAAAAACCCATGGCGTGTTGTGCTGATTATCGGATGTCTGGTGTTTTATGCAGCCCTGACCGGCTTTAAAGTGCCCGTGGTCCGGGCTACGCTTATGGCGGTTATATTAATGATCGGTACCGTCATACAGCGGCCCGGATATTCTTTGAATTCCATGGCAATGGCCGCATTAGTCCTGCTGTTAATTCAGCCTCTGCACCTCTTTCAGGCAGGATTTCAGCTGAGCTTTGCCGCGGTAACCGGCATTTTACTGTTTTATAAGAAATTTAAAACATTGGCCCAGGGCTGGCTGCTGAACGCGCGCGAGAACGGTCAAATCCGGTTTTACCTGGTCGGGTTGCTGCTGGTCAGTGCATCTGCGCAATTTGCAACCCTGCCTTTGACTGCTTATTATTTCAACCGCATTCCGACACTGGCGCTATTGATGAATTTGGTCGCGCTTCCTCTGGCCGGAGTTATTGTCAGCACTGCGTTTCTTGCTCTAGGGCTGTCTGTCTTGTTTTGGCCGATCGGCTGGATGTTGGGACAAGTGATGTGGTTGTTTACCAAACTGCTGTTGATCATCACCCAGGCAACGGGATCACTTTGGTTTGTATCCCTTGATGTTGCACAGCCAAAGCTTTGGCATATTGCCGCTTATTATCTCATTTTGGGCCTTTTGGTGTTTTGGCAGGAACGGCGCTATCGGTTTGCAGCCATCGGTACGGTTCTGATTCTGGCCAATTTATCACTCTGGTTCCGAAATTTTTCCAAACAGGATATCTTGTCCATTGATTTTCTGGATGTGGGACAGGGTGATTCAGCTGTGCTCATGTTCGATAATCATTCTGTCGTGGTTGTTGATGCCGGCGATTCAAGCGAAAAGTATGACTGTGGAGAGTCCATTGTAGGCCCGTTTCTAAAACGACGCGGCATAGACCATATTGACCTGTTGATCCTGACTCATTTTCATTCCGATCATACCGGCGGGGCCGAATATTTACTGAATCATTTTCACATTGATACCCTGGCGATGCCGAATCAGCCGGAACATAAAGAATTTATCAAATACCAACGATTTGCAGCGGAAAATAGCATCCCGACGAAAGGATTAGAGAGAGGGGATATCCTCAAAGGCTACGGAAAGCCGGTCCTTTTGGTGTTGAACCCGGGTAAACACATGTTACAGGATACCACATCGAATATAAATGATGTGTCCCTGGTCATTCTTTGCAAATATAAAACCGGCTCTGTTCTTTTGACCGGCGATGCCGAAATAGCCGCTGAACAGGAGATGTCAGTCTATCAGCGGTTACTGGACGTCGATGTTTTGAAAATAGGCCACCACGGAAGCGCAACCGCAAGCAGCCACGCATTTCGGGAGAGGGTTGATGCGGAATGTGGCGTGGTTTCTGTCGGCGCCTTTAACCGGTTTGGTTTGCCGTCCGAATTCCGGCTCGAGCAGTTTGAAATTGAGGGCACAAAGATATTGCGAACTGATCTAAACGGCGCTGTCCGAGTTCAAATTCAGGAACAGGGGTTAATTGTCGATTCTCATTTTTAA
- a CDS encoding PEGA domain-containing protein, producing the protein MNTRTGYRVCIQVLEEPFSTDLEATLQFTHQFDVGKKIMHRNMLRVYDSQIIEGIPVIEYEHFKGVSFKDFVEKKHILPRVRITSIWVKIARTLQHTIFLGIPHGCPAPEYILIDPDTDQIKIFGFGIHHLYDFLYPLYPELYTSILPFIPPEAVQGRSLDSRKADVYAFGVLCYYMLTRILPFYSESIQTVIRQKQELPPSPKDINTHVPVQLADWAMSLLHPVPTERTTLNTFLDYLDPQQDKNVYPDLRKRSIVPRGTIHRIVEPVKAFFSQQLLAVWSNYKAFILTGMGILLILLVTLRVISTFDNENEQLNAAYQEMVETTPRDDGMNDGSPERTILPDSAVRDSTEFAGRADSLQMEKKGNDNGPKVRAASATVEPEPGEQLPQSVEYTISAHANSEPVNARVFIDRNYVGQCYPGRPVSLNLNRGETFLIAVKKDGYQNWERSIRPQNTGANIRAELSPVRAAHRLTITQPDFAERAKIDQGEYQDLPIKIELTPGRHTITFLHSETGFTYTQVLSITADSPDTLSVHRADVGRGNALFVLRNAEEHGYVFVSIDDTQTLQTTPYKTTLSAGPHRVRFSRKGYQVVPQDTVFVVEPDQQVKITCRIMN; encoded by the coding sequence TTGAACACACGCACCGGATACCGCGTCTGTATCCAGGTCCTGGAAGAGCCATTTTCCACAGATCTGGAAGCCACTCTGCAGTTTACACACCAGTTCGATGTCGGCAAAAAGATCATGCACCGGAATATGCTGCGTGTTTACGATTCTCAGATTATAGAGGGAATACCTGTCATTGAATACGAGCACTTTAAAGGCGTCTCGTTCAAAGATTTTGTTGAAAAAAAGCATATTTTACCCCGAGTCCGCATCACTTCAATCTGGGTAAAAATTGCACGCACTCTGCAGCACACAATTTTTCTTGGAATTCCGCATGGATGTCCGGCGCCGGAATATATTTTGATTGATCCGGATACAGATCAGATTAAAATATTTGGGTTTGGCATCCACCATCTCTATGATTTCCTGTATCCTCTGTATCCGGAACTTTATACTTCAATTCTGCCTTTTATTCCACCGGAAGCTGTTCAGGGTCGGTCGCTGGATTCCAGAAAAGCCGATGTCTATGCCTTTGGTGTGTTGTGCTATTATATGCTGACCCGTATACTGCCGTTTTATTCAGAATCGATTCAGACGGTGATCCGTCAAAAACAGGAACTACCTCCGTCACCCAAGGATATCAATACGCATGTGCCGGTTCAGCTGGCGGACTGGGCCATGTCTCTGCTGCATCCGGTGCCGACGGAGCGAACCACCTTGAATACTTTTCTGGATTATCTTGATCCGCAGCAGGATAAAAATGTATATCCGGACCTGAGGAAACGCAGTATTGTGCCCAGAGGGACAATACATCGAATAGTCGAACCTGTAAAGGCTTTTTTTTCTCAGCAGCTTTTAGCGGTTTGGTCAAACTATAAAGCTTTTATTTTAACCGGAATGGGTATTCTGCTCATTTTATTGGTTACTCTTCGGGTGATCAGTACTTTTGACAATGAAAACGAACAACTCAATGCAGCGTATCAGGAAATGGTCGAAACGACCCCCCGGGATGACGGTATGAACGACGGATCACCGGAACGAACGATATTGCCGGATTCTGCCGTCCGGGATTCAACAGAATTTGCAGGCCGGGCGGACAGCCTGCAAATGGAAAAAAAAGGTAATGATAACGGACCTAAAGTCCGGGCTGCTTCCGCAACCGTCGAACCGGAACCCGGCGAACAGCTGCCGCAATCAGTAGAGTACACCATTTCTGCTCATGCAAACTCTGAACCCGTAAATGCCCGTGTGTTTATTGACCGGAATTATGTGGGGCAATGCTATCCCGGCCGGCCTGTCAGTCTAAACCTGAATCGAGGAGAAACCTTTTTAATTGCTGTAAAAAAAGACGGCTATCAAAACTGGGAACGCAGCATCAGGCCGCAAAATACCGGGGCCAACATCAGGGCGGAGCTTTCACCGGTTAGAGCGGCCCACCGTCTGACCATTACACAACCGGATTTTGCAGAGCGTGCAAAAATTGACCAGGGAGAATATCAGGACCTGCCGATCAAGATTGAGTTGACGCCGGGTCGGCATACTATCACATTTCTGCATTCAGAAACCGGTTTTACATATACGCAGGTTCTGAGTATTACAGCGGATTCTCCGGATACATTGTCGGTGCACCGTGCTGATGTGGGAAGAGGAAATGCGCTGTTTGTGTTACGCAACGCTGAGGAACATGGGTATGTTTTTGTAAGTATAGATGATACCCAGACTTTACAGACAACACCTTACAAAACAACGCTCTCAGCCGGGCCCCACCGGGTCCGTTTTTCCAGAAAAGGCTATCAGGTTGTACCTCAAGATACGGTGTTTGTCGTCGAGCCTGACCAGCAGGTCAAAATAACTTGTCGAATTATGAACTAG